TATGCAAATTCTCCTTTTAACCATAATCTACCAGGTGCCAGGCACCATCCAGGGGAATCCCATAATATCCATAAAATAGGAATTGTTATTTAGAACAAATAAGATACTCTCCAAATGTTTCTTGTTGATATATTATTAATGGTGGGTGGTTTTGTAGTGAATTTAAAGGTGTGTGGAAAATGGATACAATTTATAAATTTCAGGTTGTTGATTTAAATGGAGAAATGGTTTGTCTAAGTGAATACAGCGATCATGTCATGCTCATTGTTAATACCGCTAGTAAATGTGGTTTTACTCCGCAGTTTAGAGAGTTACAAGATTTATATGACAAATATAAAGATAGCGGATTTGTTGTATTAGGTTTTCCTTGTGATCAATTTTTAAATCAAGAGTTTAATACAAACGAGGAGATCGTTGAATTTTGTCAAATAAATTATCATGTAGACTTTCCCATGTTTGCCAAGGTGGAAGTGAAGGGGAAGAATATTCACCCGTTATTTCAGTATTTGACACATGAAAAGAGGGGTCTGTTCCATTCTATAATTAAATGGAACTTCACTAAATTTTTAATAGACAGGAAAGGAAAAGTGGTAAAAAGATATGCTCCTAATACACGACCAATGAAAATTGAGGGAGACATTCAGAAGTTATTATCGTAATAAGGTGATTCCTCCGTTTATTACTCATTTTGAAGAAGAGGGGAATAACCTATCTAAACCTTGTTATTCCTCTTCTTTTTCTATAAGAAATTGTGTGATTAAAAAGGGGATTTTCTCTAAAGTTACAGATAGAAATTTTTGAATAAATGGGAGGTCTTCGTTAGGGAAAGTTTTCAGCAGTTCTCCCCACCATTCAGTTTCATATCGGGCGATCATACTTAAATTATATAATATACAATAATGAATCATTAGTTCAGGTAATGGAGAAAGATCCTCCTTTTTTAAGGGAATACCGAAGACTTTCTCTTCGGCATTATAACGGAGAAACGCCGTATCAGCATTTTCGTTTTGCAGTTCAACTAAAAAATAGGAATCGTTATAGTCCTTAATTAAGATATTTGATATGCTCCTTAAATATTGAATAAATCTTTCTACACCAACATGATAATGATCCAAGATTTTTTTGTTTAATAGTAATAAAGTTGAGTCTTTCCATTGTAAAGAAAAATGGGTATGATAATGATAATGAAAATGAAAGGTATCAGAAAGTTCGGGGATTTGGCTTAATAACTGTTTCATTGTCAATTTTTCCCCTTCTAATTGTGTGATTCCAAACATTTTATCGATAGAATGTGAGAACAGGCCATTTTTTTGGATCTTTACTTCATCATGAATAAATCGAAAATTTTGCTTTTTCCTTTTCCGTGCTGATAGTCCGTGAGCGAGCACTGTAGTGGTTTCAGGATATAGTGGGTCAACCGTTATTAAACAGGCTTTAATTAAGTGTGTGGCCCCATAAAACGCTAATATGGGCTTTATTTCGATAGGGACTTTCTTTGCCTGCCGAAGATAAAGTTCTCCGTGATCGAGAAAATAGATAAACCGGTAACAATTATCATAACTAAGAGAGGTATTGTTATCATTTTCCAGTTTATTATATTGTTTTAATAAATATTTTTGTGCCGTTGAAGCAGACTTAAACTGATTTAAAATACTATATAAAGCTTCTTTTGAGTCTTTCATATGGAACCTCCGAATATTTAGAACAATCTGATATATCAAGTATATCTTGACAGTATTTTAACCAATTGATAACCTACTAATAATATTTTGACCAGGAGGCAATGAAAAATGTGGGAAACTAAGTTTGTTAAAGAAGGATTAACGTTTGATGATGTATTGCTTGTCCCTGCAAAATCTGATGTATTACCTAGAGACGTAAATTTGCAAGTAGCTTTGACAGAAACCCTTAAATTGAATCTTCCAATCATTAGTGCGGGGATGGATACCGTTACTGAAGCGGACATGGCTATTGCGATGGCAAGACAAGGTGGATTAGGTATAATCCATAAAAACATGAGTATTGAAGCGCAAGCTGAGCAAGTTGATAAAGTAAAGCGTTCAGAAAGTGGTGTTATTACGGATCCTTTCTTTTTAACACCTGAACATCAAGTATTTGATGCTGAACATTTAATGGGAAAATATCGGATATCCGGTGTCCCAATCGTGAATAATTTAGAAGAGCAAAAATTAGTAGGGATTTTAACAAATCGGGATTTGCGTTTTATTCAGGACTATTCAATTAAAATTTATGATGTGATGACTAAGGAAAATTTAGTAACAGCGCCTGTTGGTACGACATTACAGGAGGCTGAACAAATCCTTCAAAAGTATAAAATTGAAAAGCTCCCACTTGTTGATGACAATGGTGTATTAAAAGGGCTTATTACGATAAAAGATATCGAAAAAGTAATTGAATTTCCAAACTCTGCTAAGGATCATCAAGGACGGTTATTAGCTGGAGCAGCAGTTGGTGTTACAAAAGATACAATGAAACGAGTAGAAATGTTAGTGAAGGCTCAAGTTGATGTGATTGTCATTGACACTGCACACGGACATTCTAAAGGAGTTCAGGACGTCGTTAGAGAAATCCGTCAAGCATATCCGAAGTTAAATATCATTGCCGGTAATGTTGCGACAGCAGATGCAACAAGAGAACTCTTTGAAGCTGGAGCTGACATTGTCAAAGTCGGAATCGGACCAGGATCAATTTGTACTACACGTGTTGTAGCAGGTGTAGGTGTCCCACAAATTACAGCTATTTATGATTGTGCTACTGAAGCACGTAAGCATGGGAAAGCTATTATAGCAGACGGTGGAATCAAATATTCCGGAGATGTTGTAAAGGCATTGGCAAGTGGAGGACATGCCGTTATGCTTGGAAGTATGCTTGCTGGTACGACAGAAAGCCCTGGAGAAACAGAAATTTATCAAGGAAGACGCTTTAAAGTGTATCGCGGAATGGGATCCGTTGCTTCTATGGAAAAAGGATCAAAAGACCGTTATTTCCAAGAAGATGCGAAAAAATTTGTTCCAGAAGGTATTGAAGGACGTGTTCCATATAAAGGACCAATCAATGATACAATTTACCAATTAGTTGGTGGTTTGCGATCTGGAATGGGCTACTGCGGAACAGCTAATTTAAAAGAATTACGTGAGAATGCACAATTTGTCCGTATGACAGGTGCAGGATTAAGAGAGAGTCACCCACATGATATTCAAATTACGAAAGAAGCACCAAACTATTCTCTTTCCTAATTTTAAGGGGAGTTGTCTTATACTGTTAAGATAGCTCCTTTTTTTATTATTTAGGAAATTATAAAATAGTTTAAGAAATGTTGTCCACGGCAAGCCTTCAGCTCTTTTCTCCGTTTTCTCCCTACGATAAGTCAACATCGGCTCGTGAAGGACCTCACCGTGTCTCCTTTATCTCAGTCAAAAAACTTGAGAAATCCGTACGCTGATGATCAAGACGCTTGCGCATTTGTTCTTTAAAGCTAAAAATTCATATGAACCTTTCACTCTTTTTTCATTCCAATTACTAAAAAAACTACTAAACATGAAAAAAGAAGTAGTTATATCATCGTCTATTTTTTGACTATTATCTATGTTAAAATAACGGAAGTGGATTTTAATAGATGGAGGGTTTTCTGTGGGGAAAAAGAAGTTTCATAAAATCTTTATTTCAATGCTTAGTTTCATTTTAATCTTCAGCTTTCTACAACCATCACAAGCTAGTGCAAATGAAGGGCTTAAGATTAATGCAGATGCTGCGATCCTTGTTGAAGCAGAAACAGGAAAAGTGTTATATGCAAAAAATCCGGATAAAGTTCTCGGAGTTGCAAGTATGACGAAAATGATGACAGAATATCTCGTTTTAGAAGCGATCAAAGAGAAAAAAATTAAATGGGATCAAACGTATGAAGTGAGTGAGTACGTATATAAAGTTTCGCAAGATCGTAATCTATCTAATGTCCCATTAAAAATAGGTGAAAAATACACCGTTCGGGAATTATTTGAAGCTATGACCATCTACTCAGCTAATGGCGCTACTATTGCCTTAGCAGAAAAAGTGGCAGGATCGGAAGTTGAATTTGTAAAATTAATGAATAAGAAAGCGAAGGAACTCGGATTAAAAGGGTATAAATTTGTCAATTCATCTGGATTAAATAATAAAGACTTAAAAGGAATGCATCCATCTAATTCAGGTCCTGAAGATGAAAATGTGATGTCTGCAAGATCAACTGCTAAATTAGCGTATGAGCTTATTCAGACCTTCCCAGAATTATTGGAAATCACGAGTACCCCTAAGAAGATATTTAGAGAGGGTACTGATGATCAAATAAAAATGGACAATTGGAACTGGATGTTGCCTTCCCTTGTCTTCGCTTATGAAGGCATGGACGGGTTAAAGACAGGAACAACAGATTTTGCTGGTTTTTGTTTTACAGGAACAGCAAAGAAAAAAGGAATGCGCCTCATCTCTGTCGTTATGAATGCAACAGATGAAAATGGAAAAGGGACGTATAATTCTAGATTTATCGAAACGAAAAAATTACTAGACTTTGGATTTAACCAATTTGAATTGAAAGAGATTTTCCCTAAAAATTATGAAGTGAAAGGTCATAAGACAGTTTCTGTTGTGAAGGGGAAAGAAAAAGAAGTAAAAGTTCATTCAAAAGAACCGTTTAAAATGGTCGTAAAATCTACGGATCATGAAAAATATTCACCTAAATTCCAACCTAATACTGAATTGCTGAATGATAAAAAACAAATTGTGGCTCCGATTAAGAAAGGCGAAACAGTAGGATATTTGGCTGTTCAAGCAAAAGAAAGGGAAAGTCTTGGGTATTTAACGAAAGAGGAAGCAAATAAAGCAAGGGTTGAAGTTGTGACAACCCAATCAGTAGAAAAAGCAAACTGGTTTATCCTTGCGTTAAGAGGAATTGGTGGATTTTTCGGTGACGTTTGGAGTAGTATTGTTTCGACTGTAAAAAGTTGGTTTTAATTTTTGACACCTCCTTGTCTTGACAGGAGGTGTTTTTTATTGTTTATTTAGCTTTAAGGGAAAATTATAAATTTTTTAAAATAGGAATACATGAATTCCCGAGTATACATATCGCTTTTATTATTAAGGGGGAAAATAAATGAACACAGGAACAGATCGTGTAAAACGGGGAATGGCCGAAATGCAAAAGGGCGGCGTTATTATGGACGTAGTTAACGCTGAGCAAGCAAAAATTGCGGAAGCAGCAGGTGCTACAGCTGTTATGGCATTAGAACGAGTTCCAGCTGATATTCGTGCAGCTGGCGGGGTAGCTAGAATGGCTGACCCACGCATCGTTGAAGAAGTGATGAACGCAGTGACCATTCCAGTAATGGCAAAAGCACGTATTGGTCATATTGTTGAAGCTCGTGTACTAGAAGCAATGGGTGTTGACTATATTGACGAAAGTGAAGTATTAACACCGGCTGACGAAGAATACCATTTAAGAAAAAGTGATTACACTGTACCATTTGTATGCGGATGCCGTGACCTAGGTGAAGCTGCTCGTCGTATTGGTGAAGGAGCTGCTATGTTAAGAACGAAAGGTGAACCAGGAACAGGGAATATTGTAGAAGCAGTTCGCCATATCCGTAAAGTAAATGCTCAAGTACGCAAAGTTGTAAACATGAACGCAGATGAATTAATGACTGAAGCAAAACTTTTAGGTGCTCCATATGAAATTTTACTTGAAATCCAAAAAGAAGGCCGTTTACCAGTTGTAAACTTTGCGGCTGGTGGGGTAGCAACTCCTGCTGATGCTGCTTTAATGATGGAATTAGGTGCTGACGGTGTCTTTGTAGGATCCGGTATTTTTAAATCTGAAAACCCTGAAAAATTTGCTCGTGCTATTGTGGAAGCAACAACACACTACAAAGATTACAAATTAATTGCTGAACTATCTAAAGATCTTGGAATTGCGATGAAAGGAATTGAAATCTCTTCACTAGCTCCTGAAAATCGTATGCAAGAGCGTGGTTGGTAATGGTTAAAATTGGTGTTTTAGGATTGCAAGGGGCTGTTCGCGAACATGTGAAGGCTTTGGAAGCAGCGGGAGCAACTGCAATTATCATCAAAAGAGTGGAACAACTAAAAGAAGTAGACGGCTTAATTCTCCCTGGTGGGGAAAGCACGACAATGAGACGCTTGATGGATCGTTATGGTTTTATAGAACCATTAAGAGATTTTTCGAAACGAGGAAAGCCGTTGTTCGGTACATGTGCAGGTCTTATTATGTTAGCCAATCATATTGTGGGATATGATGAACCACATTT
The Oikeobacillus pervagus DNA segment above includes these coding regions:
- a CDS encoding glutathione peroxidase, with amino-acid sequence MDTIYKFQVVDLNGEMVCLSEYSDHVMLIVNTASKCGFTPQFRELQDLYDKYKDSGFVVLGFPCDQFLNQEFNTNEEIVEFCQINYHVDFPMFAKVEVKGKNIHPLFQYLTHEKRGLFHSIIKWNFTKFLIDRKGKVVKRYAPNTRPMKIEGDIQKLLS
- a CDS encoding YaaC family protein, producing MKDSKEALYSILNQFKSASTAQKYLLKQYNKLENDNNTSLSYDNCYRFIYFLDHGELYLRQAKKVPIEIKPILAFYGATHLIKACLITVDPLYPETTTVLAHGLSARKRKKQNFRFIHDEVKIQKNGLFSHSIDKMFGITQLEGEKLTMKQLLSQIPELSDTFHFHYHYHTHFSLQWKDSTLLLLNKKILDHYHVGVERFIQYLRSISNILIKDYNDSYFLVELQNENADTAFLRYNAEEKVFGIPLKKEDLSPLPELMIHYCILYNLSMIARYETEWWGELLKTFPNEDLPFIQKFLSVTLEKIPFLITQFLIEKEEE
- the guaB gene encoding IMP dehydrogenase, producing the protein MWETKFVKEGLTFDDVLLVPAKSDVLPRDVNLQVALTETLKLNLPIISAGMDTVTEADMAIAMARQGGLGIIHKNMSIEAQAEQVDKVKRSESGVITDPFFLTPEHQVFDAEHLMGKYRISGVPIVNNLEEQKLVGILTNRDLRFIQDYSIKIYDVMTKENLVTAPVGTTLQEAEQILQKYKIEKLPLVDDNGVLKGLITIKDIEKVIEFPNSAKDHQGRLLAGAAVGVTKDTMKRVEMLVKAQVDVIVIDTAHGHSKGVQDVVREIRQAYPKLNIIAGNVATADATRELFEAGADIVKVGIGPGSICTTRVVAGVGVPQITAIYDCATEARKHGKAIIADGGIKYSGDVVKALASGGHAVMLGSMLAGTTESPGETEIYQGRRFKVYRGMGSVASMEKGSKDRYFQEDAKKFVPEGIEGRVPYKGPINDTIYQLVGGLRSGMGYCGTANLKELRENAQFVRMTGAGLRESHPHDIQITKEAPNYSLS
- a CDS encoding D-alanyl-D-alanine carboxypeptidase family protein; protein product: MGKKKFHKIFISMLSFILIFSFLQPSQASANEGLKINADAAILVEAETGKVLYAKNPDKVLGVASMTKMMTEYLVLEAIKEKKIKWDQTYEVSEYVYKVSQDRNLSNVPLKIGEKYTVRELFEAMTIYSANGATIALAEKVAGSEVEFVKLMNKKAKELGLKGYKFVNSSGLNNKDLKGMHPSNSGPEDENVMSARSTAKLAYELIQTFPELLEITSTPKKIFREGTDDQIKMDNWNWMLPSLVFAYEGMDGLKTGTTDFAGFCFTGTAKKKGMRLISVVMNATDENGKGTYNSRFIETKKLLDFGFNQFELKEIFPKNYEVKGHKTVSVVKGKEKEVKVHSKEPFKMVVKSTDHEKYSPKFQPNTELLNDKKQIVAPIKKGETVGYLAVQAKERESLGYLTKEEANKARVEVVTTQSVEKANWFILALRGIGGFFGDVWSSIVSTVKSWF
- the pdxS gene encoding pyridoxal 5'-phosphate synthase lyase subunit PdxS, with amino-acid sequence MNTGTDRVKRGMAEMQKGGVIMDVVNAEQAKIAEAAGATAVMALERVPADIRAAGGVARMADPRIVEEVMNAVTIPVMAKARIGHIVEARVLEAMGVDYIDESEVLTPADEEYHLRKSDYTVPFVCGCRDLGEAARRIGEGAAMLRTKGEPGTGNIVEAVRHIRKVNAQVRKVVNMNADELMTEAKLLGAPYEILLEIQKEGRLPVVNFAAGGVATPADAALMMELGADGVFVGSGIFKSENPEKFARAIVEATTHYKDYKLIAELSKDLGIAMKGIEISSLAPENRMQERGW